A stretch of the Plasmodium berghei ANKA genome assembly, chromosome: 10 genome encodes the following:
- a CDS encoding ATP-dependent RNA helicase DBP4, putative, protein MIGYKGRIDKNNKIHNKNYHNKVKKHKGNKNVRKNNNADERAQLQKEIDEKLSSIVEENKRKQYDEWKLNIENEKNPNVEKKQKKNIENEKNKKKKNDNNAEESDNEVKRYKNNLTIIDKNVLTQQEFKTLPISKRTLRSLNENNFTHMTNIQSVSIPIVLLNKHIYAQAQTGTGKTLCFCIPLIEKLYRENIDNYNKILGGLIITPTRELVFQIFEVLNMLNKYHKLNICCAIGGKDEEREKSIFSYSNIIVCTPGRLLYHLENNYYCNLDYLSTLIIDEIDKLIDKSFYDNLKNILLYKPKDNCQICLFSATICKFLNIILKTFNIKDYEYVSINNNDKYIESNNIKQIYIECSIYEKINYLYTFLFSKKNKKIIVFFSTCKQVRFMFEVFKKIKVGVMKFLQLHGKLKQTSRLNTYHLFSKKNNFVCLFTTDIACRGLDFASVDWVIHFDFPENLETFIHRSGRTGRFTNVGNSLIFLTNEIDNKKYFLNVLRENNIEIVEKFIKKQKLFDINKKIHSLNAAFVEIKHLAKKSLIIYLRHLYIIMKFRDIKKLDLNQLAYAYGLIEFSQEMMDELNINDGNKIEMKKKRSRFEKFLEILKTRKSKKEGKEGNEDSVNENKKDNMNKSEYNNVDNSDKSENKLRPNKIQKLRDIQKGDIILDNDDITNIQEEDDLFVPQKVEIEDIGPLLLPTKKRKKRVKVAKMLSNSVLYDDVGNEINDENGKFKILVNELNENGEMEQSDIENKDTETDDEYTKGKHDEKSYIELLKEKVEKDNEQIKIDKLKKKENMMNRDNSDELSNYDKEALSYQEGNFSNSENNSIMNNQIDDTHKMNKLIDKKSQSKKQKEDNLNENISDLEEKVMMFL, encoded by the exons ATGATAGGTTATAAAGGAAGgatagataaaaataataaaattcataataaaaactatCATAATAAGGTAAAAAAGCacaaaggaaataaaaatgttcgaaaaaataataatgcagATGAAAGGGCACAGCTACAAAAAGAAATTGACGAAAAGTTAAGCTCTATAGTAgaggaaaataaaaggaaGCAATATGATGAATGGAAACTAAATATagaaaacgaaaaaaatcCTAAcgtagaaaaaaaacaaaaaaaaaacatagaaaatgaaaaaaataagaaaaaaaaaaatgataataacgCAGAAGAAAGTGATAATGAAGTTAAGCGGTATAAAAACAACTTAACTataattgataaaaatgtattaacACAACAAGAATTTAAAACTTTGCCAATAAGTAAAAGAACATTGAGATCATTGAATGAAAACAATTTTACTCATATGACAAATATACAATCAGTGTCTATACCTATAGTcttattaaataaacatatatatgctcAAGCGCAAACTGGAACAGGAAAAACACTATGTTTTTGTATACCATTAATTGAAAAACTTTATAGAgaaaatattgataattataataaaatattaggAGGCCTAATTATAACCCCAACAAGAGAATTGgtatttcaaatatttgAGGTTTTAAACatgttaaataaatatcataaattaaatatttgttgTGCAATAGGGGGTAAAGATGAAGAAAGGGAAAAATCGATTTTTAGTTATTCCAACATTATAGTATGTACACCAGGAAgattattatatcatttagaaaataattattattgtaattTAGACTATTTAAGTACTTTAATAATCGATGAAATTGATAAATTAATTGATAAAAGtttttatgataatttaaaaaatattttattatataagcCTAAAGACAATTGccaaatttgtttattttcagCCACtatatgtaaatttttaaatatcatattaaaaacatttaaCATTAAAGATTATGAATATGTcagtataaataataatgataaatatatagaaagtaataatataaaacaaatatatattgaatgtagtatatatgaaaaaattaattatttatatacttttttattttcaaaaaaaaataaaaaaataattgtttttttttcaacatGCAAACAAGTTCGATTTATGTTTGaagtttttaaaaaaattaaagtgGGTGTTATGaaatttttacaattacATGGAAAATTAAAGCAAACGTCACGATTAAACacatatcatttattttcaaaaaaaaataattttgtttgtttatttACAACGGATATAGCTTGTAGAGGTCTTGATTTTGCTTCAGTCGATTGGGTTATACATTTTGATTTTCCAGAAAATTTAGAAACATTTATTCATAGATCGGGTCGAACTGGTAGATTTACGAATGTAGGAAATAGTCTTATCTTTTTAACAAATGAgattgataataaaaaatattttttaaatgtattaagggaaaataatattgaaatagtggagaaatttattaaaaaacaaaaactctttgatattaataaaaaaatacattctTTAAATGCAGCGTTTGTTGAAATTAAACATTTAGCAAAGAAATCAttgattatttatttaaggcatttatatattattatgaaatttagagatattaaaaaactCGATTTAAATCAGCTAGCCTATGCATATGGGCTTATCGAATTTTCTCAAGAAATGATGGATGAAttgaatataaatgatggaaataaaattgaaatgaaaaaaaagagatcCAGGTTTGAAAAGTTTTTAGAAATACTCAAAACTCGCAAATCGAAAAAGGAAGGAAAAGAAGGGAATGAGGATAGTGTgaatgaaaacaaaaaggATAACATGAACAAGTCAGAATATAACAATGTTGATAATAGTGATAAATCAGAGAATAAATTGAGGCCAAACAAAATTCAAAAGTTGAGAGATATCCAAAAAGGAGACATAATTTTAGACAATGATGATATTACGAATATACAAGAAGAGGatgatttatttgttcCTCAAAAAGTTGAAATTGAAGACATTGGtcctttattattaccaactaaaaaaaggaaaaaacgAGTCAAGGTAGCCAAAATGCTAAGTAATAGTGTATTATATGATGATGTAggaaatgaaataaatgatgaaaatggaAAGTTTAAGATATTAgtaaatgaattaaatgaaaatggtGAGATGGAACAAAGTGATATAGAAAACAAAGATACTGAAACAGATGATGAGTATACAAAGGGCAAGCATGATGAAAAATCGTATattgaattattaaaagaaaaagttgaaaaagataatgaacaaataaaaattgataaactaaagaaaaaagaaaatatgatGAATAGAGATAATTCAGATGAGTTATCTAATTATGACAAAGAAGCATTATCTTATCAAGAGGGCAACTTTAGCAATTCTGAAAATAATAGCATTATGAATAACCAAATTGATGATACCCAcaaaatgaacaaattaATTGATAAGAAATCTCAAAgcaaaaaacaaaaagaaGACAATTTAAATG aaaatatatcagATTTAGAGGAAAAAGTAATgatgtttttataa
- a CDS encoding calmodulin, putative, with amino-acid sequence MSNIDTLINESFSAVDKNADGFISSIELVYALRCIGISPDSEYIYSEEYKVYSITEYSKIAKKHLGNSTPKEKVIESLKVLDKKDTGKLSVDILVFLVRTMSDILVEGDYQEFKKYIDPKNEEFISIPELADKILS; translated from the coding sequence ATGTCTAACATAGATACTTTAATTAACGAATCCTTTTCCGCAGTAGACAAAAATGCCGACGGTTTCATTTCCAGTATCGAGTTAGTATATGCCCTAAGATGTATTGGAATATCACCAGATAGTGAATATATCTACAGTGAAGAATATAAAGTTTATTCAATAACCGAATATTCTAAAATCGCAAAGAAACACTTAGGTAATTCTACACCAAAAGAGAAAGTCATAGAATCACTAAAAGTGTTAGATAAAAAAGACACAGGTAAATTGTCAGTAGAtattttagtttttttgGTCAGAACAATGAGCGATATTTTGGTAGAAGGTGATTATCaagaatttaaaaaatacattgaccctaaaaatgaagaatttATAAGTATACCAGAACTCGcagataaaatattatcttAA